Proteins co-encoded in one Alphaproteobacteria bacterium genomic window:
- a CDS encoding UDP-N-acetylmuramoyl-L-alanyl-D-glutamate--2,6-diaminopimelate ligase: protein MLPLTELLARANMANVAVTGDSNVAISSVVTDSRAMEKNALFIAIPGVTADGTQYVPDALKKGAAALLLPQKTKSDVIATVPVIRVADVRAAVSALAAAFYPEQPRYCLAVTGTDGKTSTADFVRQMASLLGHKAASMGTLGLRSPDAQMNAAFPPNNTSPEPVLLHKTLQQLSKSGVEYISIEASSHGLDQKRLDGLKLTAAAFTNLTRDHLDYHGTLENYFAAKARLFDTLLPEQGTAIINADDPYVAQLQDIAKQRKLQFKTFGKSGADYRIVSLTPHAGGLDAVLHLEGSEAHVSLPLYGAFQLYNILAAYGLLRATGIAQNDLLPLFAKLQGVRGRLERAAMHPNGAPIFVDYAHTPAALENILKTLRHHTAKKLNVVFGCGGDRDAGKRPEMGKAASQFADHVIVTDDNPRSENPDAIRAAIMAAAKGATEIGDRKQAIAHAVKNLQEGDVLVVAGKGHETTQIVGGQTHHFDDAEEIQNAVRAL, encoded by the coding sequence ATGCTGCCACTTACTGAGTTACTTGCGCGTGCGAACATGGCCAATGTTGCGGTAACAGGCGACAGCAATGTTGCTATTTCTTCTGTGGTTACTGATTCACGCGCAATGGAAAAAAATGCGTTGTTTATCGCTATCCCTGGCGTCACGGCGGATGGTACGCAATACGTTCCCGATGCACTCAAGAAGGGTGCGGCGGCGCTATTGCTTCCGCAAAAAACGAAGAGCGATGTGATTGCTACCGTGCCTGTCATTCGTGTGGCAGACGTACGCGCGGCGGTGAGTGCTCTGGCTGCAGCATTCTATCCTGAGCAGCCACGTTATTGTCTTGCGGTGACGGGTACAGATGGCAAGACTTCTACCGCAGATTTCGTGCGCCAAATGGCTTCGCTTTTGGGGCATAAGGCAGCGTCGATGGGTACGTTGGGTTTGCGTTCACCTGATGCGCAGATGAACGCAGCATTCCCGCCTAATAATACATCGCCTGAACCAGTCTTGCTGCATAAGACTTTGCAGCAATTGAGCAAATCAGGTGTTGAGTATATTTCGATTGAGGCATCAAGCCATGGGCTTGACCAGAAGCGTTTGGATGGGCTCAAATTAACGGCGGCCGCATTTACTAATTTAACACGTGATCACCTAGATTATCACGGTACGTTAGAAAATTATTTTGCAGCAAAAGCCCGCTTGTTTGATACGCTGTTGCCTGAGCAGGGTACTGCTATCATCAATGCAGATGATCCCTATGTTGCGCAGTTGCAGGACATTGCCAAGCAGCGCAAATTACAGTTCAAAACCTTTGGAAAATCAGGTGCGGATTATCGCATTGTTTCGCTCACCCCACATGCGGGTGGGTTGGATGCTGTGCTGCATCTGGAAGGTTCTGAAGCCCATGTTTCTCTGCCGCTTTATGGTGCATTCCAGCTTTACAATATTCTTGCTGCGTATGGGCTGTTGCGCGCGACGGGAATTGCGCAAAATGACCTCTTGCCCTTATTCGCTAAACTACAAGGTGTGCGCGGCAGATTAGAACGTGCGGCGATGCATCCCAATGGTGCGCCTATCTTTGTTGATTATGCGCACACGCCCGCAGCGCTTGAGAACATCTTAAAGACCTTGCGCCACCACACCGCAAAAAAACTGAATGTTGTGTTTGGCTGCGGTGGTGATCGTGATGCAGGCAAGCGCCCAGAAATGGGTAAGGCTGCTAGCCAGTTTGCAGACCATGTTATCGTAACGGATGATAATCCGCGCAGTGAAAACCCTGATGCTATTCGCGCAGCAATTATGGCTGCAGCAAAGGGCGCTACCGAAATTGGCGATCGCAAGCAAGCGATTGCCCATGCAGTTAAAAATCTACAAGAGGGAGATGTTCTAGTCGTTGCAGGCAAAGGACATGAAACCACCCAAATCGTCGGCGGGCAAACCCATCATTTTGATGATGCGGAAGAGATTCAAAACGCAGTGAGGGCGCTATGA
- the murF gene encoding UDP-N-acetylmuramoyl-tripeptide--D-alanyl-D-alanine ligase: MTTQWESKEVAKATNGQCSGQWVATSVSIDTRSIESGALYVALKGANMDGHHFVREALAKGAVAAVVSAPIDGVDAAQLVMVNDTEIALQNLGIAARSRSAAKYIGVTGSVGKTGCKEMLAAALSAIGKTHATKGNLNNHLGVPLSLVNMPLDAQYVVLEMGMNHPGEIAKLSHWAKPDVSIITTVDAVHIEFFENGVEGIADEKATIFDGMGGKGTAILNADNAHYDRLSAYAVKQDLDRIISFGSGDNALSRMLSYQIEDMHSIVEATIAGTHISYRIGTIGKHWALMSVAVLSAVDALGADLAKSAAALAVFSEPKGRGQIRKLSVKGGHLRLIDDAYNASPIAVKGAIEKVSELRAASKEPLRTVVVLGDMLELGEHSRDLHVGLAPTLVNNQIDLVFAAGAFMRHLFEALPEQMKGAYEANSVALAPKVVSALQARDLVLVKGSRGSRMDVVVDAIEKIGE; encoded by the coding sequence ATGACGACACAATGGGAAAGCAAAGAAGTAGCAAAGGCCACGAATGGCCAATGCAGTGGCCAGTGGGTGGCGACGAGCGTCAGCATTGATACACGCTCTATAGAAAGTGGCGCGCTTTATGTTGCACTTAAAGGTGCAAATATGGATGGTCATCATTTTGTGCGTGAAGCGCTTGCTAAAGGGGCGGTTGCTGCCGTTGTTAGTGCGCCGATTGATGGTGTGGATGCTGCACAATTAGTAATGGTGAATGATACAGAAATCGCACTGCAGAATTTGGGAATTGCTGCACGATCACGCAGTGCTGCGAAATATATTGGCGTTACAGGCAGTGTTGGCAAAACGGGTTGCAAAGAAATGCTGGCAGCAGCGCTTTCGGCGATTGGGAAAACTCACGCTACCAAGGGTAACTTGAATAACCATCTGGGTGTGCCGTTAAGCTTAGTCAACATGCCGCTTGATGCGCAGTATGTCGTGTTGGAAATGGGCATGAATCACCCTGGTGAAATTGCCAAGCTTTCGCACTGGGCAAAGCCAGATGTATCGATCATAACCACGGTGGATGCGGTACATATCGAGTTTTTTGAAAATGGTGTTGAAGGCATCGCCGATGAGAAGGCGACAATTTTTGATGGCATGGGTGGTAAAGGTACGGCGATTCTCAATGCTGATAACGCGCATTATGATCGTCTTAGCGCCTATGCGGTGAAGCAGGATTTGGATCGCATTATATCTTTTGGTAGCGGTGATAATGCATTGTCGCGCATGCTCAGTTATCAGATTGAAGATATGCACTCGATTGTTGAGGCAACGATTGCTGGAACGCACATCAGCTACCGCATTGGCACGATCGGAAAACATTGGGCGCTGATGTCCGTTGCGGTACTTTCGGCGGTGGATGCGTTGGGCGCGGATTTGGCAAAATCTGCTGCAGCGCTTGCAGTATTCAGCGAGCCAAAAGGCAGAGGCCAGATTCGCAAATTGTCAGTAAAAGGCGGACATCTGCGCCTGATTGATGATGCCTATAACGCTAGCCCAATTGCTGTGAAAGGCGCTATCGAGAAAGTATCGGAACTGCGTGCTGCGTCGAAAGAGCCGTTGCGTACGGTAGTGGTACTCGGCGACATGTTAGAGTTGGGTGAACATAGCCGTGATTTGCATGTTGGATTGGCGCCAACGCTGGTGAATAATCAGATTGATTTGGTATTTGCTGCAGGTGCATTCATGCGCCATTTGTTCGAGGCATTGCCAGAGCAAATGAAGGGCGCATACGAAGCTAATAGTGTTGCGCTAGCGCCAAAAGTGGTTTCTGCATTACAGGCACGTGACTTGGTGCTGGTTAAGGGTTCGCGCGGCTCACGTATGGATGTTGTCGTCGATGCGATTGAAAAAATAGGAGAATAG
- a CDS encoding phospho-N-acetylmuramoyl-pentapeptide-transferase, translating into MLYQLLFPLADEFQFFNLFRYLTFRSGGAIITALIISFIIGPRLIRWLKSKQHGGQPIRDDGPETHLLTKKGTPTMGGLMMLFAVSVSTILWADIQSAYVWIVLFVTLGFGVIGFADDYLKVSKKNVKGLSGKKKLLAQFVIALVAVLWISHVTSPNIAQHLALPFFKDLLVDLGILYIPFAILVMIGASNAVNLTDGLDGLAIVPIMIAAGCFALISYLVGNAVFSSYLQITAVKGTGELAVFCAAMIGAGLGFLWYNAPPAMVFMGDTGSLAFGGSLGTISVITKNEIVLAIIGGLFVLEAVSVMIQVASFKLTGKRVFRMAPIHHHFEKLGWKEPTIVIRFWIIAVILALIGLSTLKLR; encoded by the coding sequence ATGCTCTATCAACTGCTTTTCCCGCTTGCAGATGAATTCCAGTTCTTCAACCTCTTTCGCTATTTGACGTTCAGAAGTGGCGGCGCGATTATTACCGCGCTTATTATTAGTTTTATTATTGGACCACGCCTAATTCGTTGGCTCAAAAGCAAGCAGCACGGTGGCCAGCCAATCCGCGATGATGGCCCAGAAACGCATCTGCTTACCAAAAAGGGTACGCCAACCATGGGTGGTTTGATGATGCTCTTTGCCGTGAGTGTTTCAACCATTCTGTGGGCAGATATTCAGAGCGCATATGTTTGGATCGTTCTGTTCGTAACGCTTGGATTCGGCGTAATTGGTTTCGCAGATGACTATCTCAAGGTTTCTAAAAAGAATGTGAAGGGGCTTTCAGGTAAGAAAAAGCTGCTGGCGCAGTTTGTGATTGCACTGGTGGCTGTACTATGGATTTCGCATGTGACATCGCCCAATATCGCGCAGCATTTAGCATTGCCTTTCTTTAAGGATTTGTTGGTTGACCTCGGTATTCTCTATATCCCGTTTGCAATTTTGGTGATGATTGGTGCCTCCAACGCCGTGAATTTAACGGATGGTCTGGATGGCTTAGCCATTGTGCCCATCATGATTGCTGCGGGGTGCTTTGCGCTTATCAGCTACCTTGTAGGTAACGCAGTATTCTCATCGTATCTGCAAATTACGGCGGTGAAGGGTACGGGTGAGCTTGCGGTATTCTGTGCAGCGATGATTGGCGCTGGTCTGGGCTTCTTGTGGTACAATGCTCCACCCGCGATGGTATTCATGGGCGATACGGGCAGCCTTGCATTTGGTGGGTCACTCGGCACCATTAGTGTGATTACCAAGAACGAAATAGTGCTCGCGATAATTGGTGGCCTCTTTGTGCTGGAGGCGGTGTCGGTAATGATTCAGGTGGCGAGCTTTAAGCTTACGGGCAAGCGCGTGTTCCGCATGGCGCCGATTCACCATCATTTCGAGAAGCTCGGTTGGAAGGAACCCACCATTGTGATTCGGTTTTGGATCATCGCGGTGATTCTTGCGCTTATTGGCTTATCCACCTTGAAGTTGCGCTAA
- a CDS encoding UDP-N-acetylmuramoyl-L-alanine--D-glutamate ligase, protein MKLDFAAGKTYGLFGLGKTGNATARAILAGGGDVYAWDDKQENTELLKAEIAAVNVAPPEAWPWEKIESLVLSPGVPLTHPVPHLVVELAEQHQRPIIGDIELLYRAQPHARYIAITGTNGKSTTTSLVGHIMKTAGKLVDVGGNLGRAVLNFDVSENYVLELSSYQLDLLETTRFGIAVLLNFSPDHLDRHGDMAGYIEAKRHIFDRQQPSDIAILGVDEPYSEAMCREMLAAQKQRVIPISTTQVLEKGVFVRDAVLHNRLGDAEVTADIAAIKSLQGEHNWQNAAAAYAACFVHGLSHEQIMSAMHSFPGLAHRMQWLGEVNGVQYVNDSKATNADATEKALKTYDKMHWIIGGVPKEGGIETLQHYFHKIKHAYLIGEAAEAFAATLGDTVPHTQCVTLERAFAAARANAQLGESVVLSPACASFDQFRNFEHRGEVFMKLFEELKDVA, encoded by the coding sequence ATGAAACTCGACTTTGCTGCAGGCAAAACCTACGGGCTGTTCGGGTTGGGGAAAACCGGAAACGCCACTGCTCGCGCCATTCTTGCAGGAGGCGGAGACGTCTATGCATGGGACGATAAGCAGGAAAACACTGAGCTGCTAAAAGCAGAAATTGCTGCAGTCAATGTTGCACCACCTGAAGCGTGGCCATGGGAGAAAATCGAATCGCTGGTGTTAAGCCCAGGTGTGCCGCTTACGCACCCTGTACCGCATTTGGTCGTCGAGCTCGCCGAGCAACATCAGCGCCCAATTATTGGTGATATTGAATTGCTCTATCGCGCGCAGCCACATGCGCGCTATATTGCGATCACCGGAACCAACGGAAAATCAACCACCACAAGCCTTGTTGGACACATCATGAAGACGGCCGGCAAGTTGGTGGATGTGGGTGGTAATCTCGGCCGTGCGGTACTGAATTTTGATGTTTCGGAGAACTATGTTCTGGAGCTATCTTCGTATCAACTCGACTTGTTGGAGACGACACGTTTTGGCATTGCCGTATTGTTGAATTTCAGCCCTGACCATTTGGACAGGCATGGCGACATGGCAGGATATATTGAAGCAAAACGCCATATCTTTGACCGCCAGCAACCAAGCGATATCGCAATTCTAGGGGTGGATGAGCCCTATAGCGAAGCCATGTGCCGTGAGATGCTAGCGGCGCAAAAGCAACGCGTGATTCCCATCAGCACCACGCAGGTGTTGGAGAAGGGGGTTTTTGTGCGTGATGCAGTGCTGCATAATCGATTGGGTGATGCAGAAGTGACGGCTGATATTGCTGCCATTAAATCTCTACAAGGTGAACATAATTGGCAGAATGCTGCGGCAGCCTATGCTGCATGTTTTGTGCATGGTTTATCACATGAACAGATTATGAGCGCTATGCATAGCTTCCCTGGTCTGGCGCACCGTATGCAGTGGTTGGGCGAAGTGAATGGTGTGCAGTATGTGAATGACTCCAAGGCAACCAATGCGGATGCGACGGAGAAAGCACTCAAAACCTATGATAAGATGCACTGGATTATTGGCGGTGTGCCCAAAGAGGGTGGCATTGAAACGCTGCAGCATTATTTTCATAAAATCAAACATGCGTATTTGATCGGTGAAGCTGCAGAGGCATTTGCTGCAACGTTAGGTGATACGGTTCCGCATACTCAATGTGTAACACTTGAGCGCGCATTTGCTGCGGCACGTGCGAACGCGCAGCTTGGTGAATCAGTGGTGCTGTCGCCTGCTTGCGCATCGTTCGATCAGTTCAGGAATTTCGAGCACCGTGGCGAGGTGTTTATGAAGTTATTCGAGGAGCTCAAGGATGTCGCTTAA
- the ftsW gene encoding putative lipid II flippase FtsW, translating to MSLKLNLHLDRRNTTMLGRWWWTVDRPAFFAMMVLVSIGIFLVAAASPAVANRIGLSDFYFVTRHQIFLAISVATLIAVSCLPIPQVRRLALVGLAASLILMILLPFIGFENKGAIRWIRLGGMSIQPSEFMKPCFAVVVAWIFAQRFRSADFPSYRLATAMYMIAAFLLIIQPDFGMVVTVSGMFAVQFFLAGMPFLWVILMIFAGVAGVVGAYHAFPHVEKRITSFLDPSSGDNYQVAKSLEAFKHGGLLGAGPGEGVVKQHIPDSHTDFIFAVAGEEFGLVFCVLIIALFAFIVVRGLVKLWEEEDMFTVIAVGGLLAQFGIQAIVNMGVAVNMLPAKGMTLPFLSYGGSSLIAMAGGMGMMLALTRKRYGRVGDSKNTRFA from the coding sequence ATGTCGCTTAAACTGAATTTGCATCTAGACAGGCGAAATACAACGATGCTTGGTCGTTGGTGGTGGACAGTGGACCGCCCTGCATTCTTTGCAATGATGGTGCTGGTATCGATCGGAATTTTTCTTGTTGCGGCGGCAAGCCCTGCGGTGGCTAATCGTATCGGTCTTTCGGATTTTTATTTTGTAACGCGCCACCAGATATTCTTGGCGATATCAGTGGCGACGTTGATTGCGGTTTCCTGTCTGCCGATTCCGCAAGTCCGTAGATTGGCGTTAGTTGGCTTGGCGGCGAGCCTAATACTCATGATATTGCTGCCATTCATTGGTTTTGAGAATAAAGGGGCGATTCGCTGGATTCGCCTTGGTGGCATGTCAATTCAGCCTTCCGAATTTATGAAACCGTGTTTTGCGGTTGTGGTGGCTTGGATTTTTGCACAGCGCTTCCGTAGTGCGGATTTCCCAAGTTATCGTTTGGCAACGGCGATGTATATGATTGCTGCGTTCTTGCTGATTATTCAGCCAGACTTCGGGATGGTGGTAACGGTTTCGGGCATGTTTGCGGTACAGTTTTTCTTGGCGGGTATGCCGTTCTTGTGGGTGATTTTAATGATATTCGCAGGCGTTGCGGGAGTGGTTGGCGCATACCATGCGTTCCCGCATGTGGAAAAGCGCATTACCAGTTTTCTTGATCCAAGCTCAGGCGATAACTATCAGGTTGCCAAATCCTTGGAGGCCTTCAAACATGGTGGGTTGCTGGGTGCTGGGCCAGGTGAAGGCGTGGTGAAACAACATATCCCTGACTCACATACAGACTTTATTTTTGCAGTGGCAGGCGAAGAATTTGGCTTGGTGTTCTGTGTGCTGATTATTGCGCTATTCGCATTTATCGTGGTGCGTGGCCTTGTGAAGCTTTGGGAAGAAGAGGACATGTTCACCGTGATTGCGGTAGGCGGGTTGCTCGCCCAGTTTGGCATTCAAGCGATCGTGAATATGGGGGTTGCCGTGAATATGTTGCCCGCTAAGGGTATGACGCTGCCGTTTCTAAGCTACGGTGGTTCCTCGTTAATCGCCATGGCAGGCGGCATGGGTATGATGCTGGCGTTGACCCGTAAACGCTATGGCAGGGTAGGCGATAGCAAAAATACGCGCTTTGCTTGA
- the murG gene encoding undecaprenyldiphospho-muramoylpentapeptide beta-N-acetylglucosaminyltransferase — translation MSKTIILAAGGTGGHIFPAEALAEVLLARGYTPELITDHRFHDYNKLNADAVLSRIPIHTIRAGSPSGGILKIILNGVGLLVGIVQAVNHLRRIRPVAVVGFGGYPSFPTMVAAILLRKTTIIHEQNSVLGRVNRLAARFVNHIAVSYRNTQFMPVKAGLKTTRTGNPVRSAIQALAKIEYPHVELDGMLKILVIGGSQGASVFSDVVPKAFEKLSPQLRARVRLDQQCRVREIEHAKAAYQAMGMQVDIAPFFADVAARLAGAHLVISRAGASSVAELTAAGRPAILVPLPAATDNHQYFNAEAVEDAGGGWVMAQDGFTADALAAKLETFLRVPKTLAEAAANMKPLGQPDAADGLANLVLNVAGVENVASEREKLENAA, via the coding sequence ATGAGCAAGACAATCATCCTCGCTGCTGGCGGTACAGGCGGCCATATTTTCCCTGCGGAAGCGCTGGCCGAGGTGCTCTTGGCGCGTGGATACACGCCTGAGCTTATTACCGACCATCGCTTTCATGATTATAACAAGCTGAATGCGGATGCGGTGCTGTCGCGTATCCCCATCCATACGATTCGCGCGGGCTCGCCGAGCGGTGGCATACTTAAAATCATTTTGAATGGTGTGGGTTTGCTAGTTGGTATCGTGCAGGCGGTGAATCACCTGCGCCGTATCAGGCCTGTGGCGGTGGTGGGCTTTGGTGGCTACCCTTCCTTCCCGACAATGGTGGCGGCAATCTTGCTGCGTAAGACAACCATTATCCATGAACAGAATTCGGTGCTGGGGCGCGTCAATCGTCTTGCCGCACGATTCGTGAATCACATTGCGGTGAGTTATCGCAATACGCAATTCATGCCAGTTAAGGCGGGGCTTAAAACGACGCGTACGGGCAACCCCGTGCGTTCGGCGATTCAGGCGCTCGCGAAAATTGAGTATCCGCATGTTGAGTTGGACGGCATGCTCAAGATTCTGGTGATTGGTGGCTCGCAAGGTGCGAGCGTATTTAGTGATGTCGTACCGAAGGCATTTGAAAAACTTTCGCCACAACTGCGCGCGCGTGTGCGACTCGACCAGCAATGCCGCGTGCGTGAAATCGAACACGCGAAAGCTGCTTATCAGGCGATGGGTATGCAGGTGGATATTGCACCATTCTTTGCCGACGTGGCAGCACGACTTGCGGGTGCGCATCTGGTGATTAGCCGCGCGGGTGCATCGAGCGTGGCGGAATTGACGGCGGCGGGTCGCCCTGCGATTTTGGTGCCGCTACCTGCTGCGACTGACAACCACCAATATTTCAACGCCGAGGCGGTAGAAGATGCGGGCGGTGGTTGGGTGATGGCACAAGACGGGTTCACCGCGGATGCGCTAGCAGCGAAGCTGGAGACATTTTTGCGTGTACCCAAAACGCTTGCCGAAGCAGCGGCGAACATGAAGCCACTTGGCCAGCCGGATGCGGCTGATGGGTTGGCGAACTTGGTATTGAATGTGGCTGGCGTCGAAAACGTCGCCAGTGAACGTGAGAAGTTGGAGAATGCGGCATGA
- a CDS encoding UDP-N-acetylmuramate--L-alanine ligase, with translation MKIFPIAKTMPLNIGTLHFVGIGGIGMSGIAEVLHNLGYTVQGSDIAESYTIDRLRKLGMTVNIGAHDAKHIKGASVVVISSAVKQDNPEVVEARAQRIPVVRRAEMLAELMRLKATISVAGTHGKTTTTSLISTLLKGADMNPTVINGGIINAFGTNAFLGEGEWMVVEADESDGTFIRIPSTVAVITNIDPEHLDHYGDFEALKAAFHQFITQLPFYGFGVLCIDHPEVQALIAKITDRRIISYGTSPQADVRAVNITQVSGGQTFDVEITDRATEKVQTLKAIELPMYGLHNVRNTLAAIAVARELGMSETTIKKTLKEFGGVKRRFTKTGEVNGVTIIDDYGHHPVEIMATLSSARQAVEAKKGKVIAVIQPHRYTRFSNLFKDFCTCADQADTVLVADVYTAGEDPIEGANRDALVAGMKQHGHKHVLALPSEAELAAMIAEIAQPNDFVICLGAGSISKWAYALPAQLEPLMKTKARA, from the coding sequence ATGAAAATTTTCCCGATTGCAAAGACGATGCCGCTCAATATCGGCACGCTGCATTTTGTGGGCATTGGTGGCATTGGCATGAGCGGCATTGCCGAGGTGCTGCATAATCTGGGTTATACGGTGCAGGGTTCGGACATTGCAGAGAGCTACACGATTGATCGTTTGCGCAAATTGGGCATGACGGTGAATATCGGCGCGCATGATGCGAAGCATATTAAAGGTGCGTCGGTGGTGGTGATTTCTTCGGCTGTGAAGCAAGATAACCCAGAAGTGGTCGAGGCACGCGCGCAGCGTATTCCGGTGGTGCGCAGAGCGGAAATGCTGGCTGAGTTGATGCGCCTAAAGGCAACGATTTCGGTTGCGGGCACGCATGGAAAGACCACGACGACGTCGCTAATTTCGACCTTGCTGAAAGGTGCGGATATGAACCCCACCGTGATTAATGGTGGTATCATCAATGCGTTCGGAACCAATGCTTTCCTTGGCGAAGGGGAGTGGATGGTGGTAGAGGCCGACGAGTCGGACGGGACGTTTATTCGTATCCCCTCGACCGTGGCGGTGATTACCAATATCGACCCTGAACATCTCGATCATTATGGCGACTTTGAGGCGCTTAAGGCAGCGTTCCATCAATTCATTACGCAACTGCCATTCTATGGTTTCGGTGTGCTGTGCATTGACCACCCTGAAGTGCAGGCGCTGATTGCGAAAATCACGGATCGCCGCATCATTAGCTATGGAACCAGCCCGCAGGCGGATGTGCGCGCGGTGAATATTACGCAAGTGTCGGGCGGCCAAACGTTCGATGTGGAAATTACCGATCGCGCAACCGAGAAAGTGCAGACACTCAAGGCTATCGAATTGCCGATGTATGGGCTGCATAACGTGCGCAATACGCTGGCGGCGATTGCGGTGGCGCGTGAGTTGGGAATGAGCGAAACGACCATCAAAAAAACGCTCAAAGAATTTGGTGGCGTGAAGCGACGCTTCACCAAAACGGGTGAAGTGAATGGCGTGACGATTATTGACGATTATGGTCACCACCCGGTGGAGATTATGGCGACGCTGTCATCGGCGCGTCAGGCGGTGGAAGCGAAGAAGGGCAAGGTGATTGCGGTGATTCAGCCGCATCGTTACACGCGCTTTTCGAACCTGTTCAAAGATTTCTGCACCTGCGCCGACCAAGCCGACACCGTGCTGGTGGCGGATGTTTATACGGCGGGTGAAGACCCGATTGAAGGTGCGAACCGTGATGCGCTTGTCGCAGGCATGAAACAGCACGGCCACAAGCATGTGCTGGCATTACCGAGCGAGGCTGAGTTAGCCGCTATGATTGCGGAGATTGCGCAGCCAAATGACTTCGTGATTTGTTTGGGTGCGGGTAGCATTTCGAAATGGGCCTATGCATTGCCAGCGCAACTTGAGCCGCTCATGAAAACAAAGGCGCGTGCATAA
- the murB gene encoding UDP-N-acetylmuramate dehydrogenase, translated as MAQPAAQSSKYDLPTVRGSYRFDVPLAPTNWFRVGGVADVLFKPADAQDLADFLRAVPASVPVTVIGVGSNLIIRDGGLEGVVIRLGRGFTDITIEGDVLVAGAAVLDVNVARFAADHGRAGLEFYAGIPGTIGGALAMNAGAYEGETKDVLIKAEAVDRAGKIHTLSVEDCNYTYRHFGGQEGLIFTKAWFKTSAGESAAIHTRITEITTKREATQPVRERTGGSTFKNPEGHKAWQLVDGAGCRGLTIDGAQMSPMHCNFMINTGNATAAALEALGDEVRKRVKAHSGVELEWEIKRIGRR; from the coding sequence ATGGCGCAGCCTGCCGCCCAATCTTCGAAATATGATTTGCCGACGGTGCGAGGCAGCTATCGCTTTGACGTGCCGCTTGCGCCGACGAACTGGTTTCGTGTGGGTGGCGTGGCGGATGTTTTATTCAAGCCTGCGGATGCACAAGACTTGGCGGATTTTCTGCGGGCAGTGCCCGCTTCCGTTCCCGTTACGGTGATTGGTGTGGGTTCGAACCTCATTATTCGTGATGGTGGGTTGGAAGGTGTAGTGATTCGCCTTGGTCGCGGATTTACGGATATCACGATTGAAGGCGATGTGCTGGTCGCAGGTGCTGCGGTGCTAGATGTGAACGTGGCGCGCTTCGCCGCTGATCATGGCCGTGCAGGGTTAGAGTTTTATGCGGGTATTCCGGGCACGATTGGTGGTGCGCTCGCCATGAATGCAGGCGCTTATGAGGGCGAAACCAAAGACGTTCTGATTAAGGCCGAGGCAGTCGATAGGGCAGGGAAGATTCACACGCTCAGCGTGGAGGATTGCAACTATACGTACCGCCATTTTGGTGGCCAAGAGGGGCTCATATTCACCAAGGCGTGGTTTAAGACTTCGGCGGGCGAAAGTGCGGCTATTCACACACGCATCACCGAAATTACGACCAAGCGCGAGGCGACGCAACCCGTGCGTGAACGTACTGGCGGCAGCACCTTTAAGAACCCCGAAGGCCATAAAGCATGGCAATTGGTGGACGGGGCAGGCTGCCGCGGGCTGACGATTGATGGCGCGCAAATGTCGCCTATGCACTGTAATTTCATGATTAATACGGGCAATGCGACCGCCGCCGCGCTCGAAGCCTTGGGCGACGAAGTGCGCAAGCGGGTGAAAGCCCATTCGGGGGTTGAGCTTGAGTGGGAAATCAAACGCATAGGTCGTCGTTAA